A region from the Stygiolobus caldivivus genome encodes:
- a CDS encoding 50S ribosomal protein L14e: protein MPIIEVGRICVKTRGREAGKKCVIVDIIDENYVLVTGPKDVNGVKRRRVNILHLEPTDKKININKGASDDDIKKTLQESGLMDYMKESVKPKIPVI, encoded by the coding sequence ATGCCGATAATAGAGGTAGGTAGGATTTGTGTTAAAACTAGAGGAAGAGAAGCTGGTAAAAAATGTGTAATTGTAGATATTATTGATGAAAACTACGTATTAGTAACTGGGCCAAAAGACGTAAATGGAGTAAAGAGGAGAAGAGTAAACATATTACACTTAGAACCTACAGACAAAAAAATAAATATTAACAAAGGAGCTAGTGATGATGATATAAAGAAAACTCTGCAAGAATCTGGACTTATGGATTACATGAAAGAATCTGTTAAGCCTAAAATACCTGTGATTTAG
- a CDS encoding ATP-binding protein, with the protein MLKKHAIVSTIIFLELIFIKYAFPQLVQIPTYLSPVAEYAELLAVFFVDGILIAVVFTSIIITILYYPFILFSYSLVIGQSFSFSYSLDTFSLSSTYFVSAFFVSFIGWFIRRNISDSWIEQLSLFGYRIKPKVVIIGLVTTVFLYLLFFYGNFFFLIGCIVDVIGFSLFGDYYDLPLLALSWLSVPYSLTPKGRLNNQGICIGKIRGILSKGSFIDSSVIKVSGSKRYKWQAVDFNYCIDFSSTKNYNVVVVGTSGSGKSSFAKLMVSKMASNFLIFDLHGEYYLQGVKRIDVSRVSVNPLSLFNKSPKERALEITYMLKSLFNLGNIQVIELTNIIIESYAEKGIDPDDPTTWSQPPPTFRDVLLLLERRKKNALSSQEINKYQSLEPYIQYLSSTIFLSNSLDFNILFSSPAILDFSNVPTNEIKYIIMETILKSIQSLMYTSKSSKLERMIIIDEAPFLLSKDSGKQLIERLLAEGRKFGLGFLLISQSIDYLKDIIPNAGLFFAFNVVEPGEIDYVSKFFGGADLEMYYTLYETFPKLPRGMSVTRDLLGRFVYLVQLYEGDVHV; encoded by the coding sequence ATGCTTAAAAAACATGCTATAGTATCAACGATCATATTTTTGGAGCTTATCTTTATCAAGTACGCGTTTCCCCAACTAGTTCAAATTCCTACCTATTTATCTCCGGTTGCAGAATACGCTGAGCTATTAGCCGTATTCTTTGTAGACGGGATATTAATAGCAGTTGTATTTACTTCGATTATTATTACTATTCTATATTATCCATTTATCCTATTTTCCTATTCCCTAGTTATAGGACAATCTTTTAGCTTTTCGTATTCCCTGGATACATTTTCCCTTTCATCTACCTACTTTGTCTCGGCTTTTTTTGTGTCGTTTATAGGTTGGTTTATAAGGAGAAACATATCTGATTCGTGGATTGAACAATTATCCCTTTTTGGGTATAGGATCAAGCCTAAAGTAGTAATTATCGGTTTAGTTACTACAGTATTTTTATATTTACTATTCTTTTACGGTAATTTTTTCTTCCTTATTGGATGTATCGTGGACGTAATAGGGTTCTCGTTATTTGGTGACTATTATGATCTACCTCTGTTAGCATTATCGTGGCTCTCCGTCCCTTACTCACTAACACCTAAGGGCAGACTCAATAATCAGGGGATATGTATAGGTAAAATACGTGGTATATTAAGTAAAGGCAGTTTTATTGACTCTAGTGTTATCAAGGTTAGTGGCTCAAAGCGATACAAATGGCAAGCTGTTGACTTTAATTACTGTATAGACTTTTCAAGCACTAAAAACTATAATGTGGTCGTAGTAGGTACAAGTGGATCAGGTAAATCTAGTTTCGCTAAATTAATGGTCTCAAAAATGGCTTCTAACTTTCTGATATTTGATTTACATGGTGAGTATTATTTACAAGGTGTAAAAAGAATAGATGTCTCCCGAGTGTCCGTTAACCCCCTTAGTTTGTTTAATAAAAGTCCTAAGGAAAGGGCGCTAGAAATAACGTATATGCTAAAGAGCTTATTCAATTTAGGTAATATTCAAGTTATAGAGTTGACTAACATTATTATAGAGTCTTATGCTGAAAAGGGGATAGACCCTGACGATCCAACTACTTGGTCACAGCCTCCTCCAACATTTAGGGACGTATTATTACTTCTGGAGAGGCGTAAGAAGAACGCTTTAAGTTCACAGGAAATCAACAAATATCAGTCGTTAGAACCTTATATACAATACCTATCGTCTACGATATTTTTATCTAATAGCCTTGACTTCAATATATTATTCTCTAGTCCTGCCATCTTAGATTTCTCTAATGTACCAACAAATGAAATAAAATACATTATAATGGAGACAATCCTTAAATCAATCCAGAGTCTAATGTATACTTCAAAATCTTCTAAGTTAGAAAGAATGATAATCATAGATGAAGCACCGTTCCTTTTGAGCAAAGATTCTGGAAAACAACTAATAGAGAGGCTTTTAGCAGAGGGTAGGAAATTTGGGCTTGGCTTTTTATTAATATCGCAGAGTATAGACTATCTAAAAGACATTATACCTAATGCTGGTTTGTTCTTTGCCTTTAACGTTGTCGAGCCTGGAGAGATTGATTATGTCAGTAAGTTTTTCGGTGGGGCAGATTTGGAAATGTATTATACTCTTTATGAGACTTTTCCCAAGCTACCTAGAGGGATGTCTGTGACTAGAGATTTATTAGGGAGATTCGTATATTTAGTTCAGCTTTACGAGGGTGATGTTCATGTTTGA
- a CDS encoding DUF5752 family protein has protein sequence MRELLDKPANKPFEFYAAYYPPIYAGYKAFDIDGLVQGIRKVDGLSIFYHVFHPLFSSHVVPEDMGNDFATWIRDELGDRLLAQEVSDIEGKEPRTVENVREDLIKILSEAKVNRSANKPFYFITCKPVIYNTGKIAKNLAELVDMLASISVRSIAYHFIFKRVMGYEDKNDFSKWIEENYGLTDLSKRLSALDPQTYTDEEMLRQDLLKIFEQEVLAK, from the coding sequence ATGCGAGAATTACTCGATAAACCAGCAAATAAGCCGTTTGAATTTTATGCCGCATACTATCCACCTATATATGCCGGCTATAAAGCATTCGATATAGATGGTCTAGTTCAAGGGATAAGGAAAGTAGATGGGTTATCTATTTTCTATCACGTATTCCACCCATTGTTTTCAAGCCATGTAGTCCCAGAAGATATGGGGAATGACTTTGCCACATGGATCAGAGACGAATTAGGGGATAGACTTTTAGCCCAGGAAGTTTCAGATATAGAAGGAAAAGAGCCGAGAACAGTAGAAAATGTAAGGGAAGACTTAATCAAAATACTTTCAGAAGCTAAAGTTAATAGGAGTGCAAATAAGCCGTTTTACTTCATCACATGTAAACCGGTAATCTATAATACGGGTAAAATCGCCAAGAATCTGGCAGAACTGGTAGACATGTTAGCATCGATTAGCGTTAGGTCAATCGCATACCATTTCATATTTAAAAGAGTAATGGGATATGAAGATAAAAATGATTTCTCTAAATGGATAGAGGAAAATTATGGCCTAACTGATCTCTCTAAAAGACTCTCAGCCTTAGACCCTCAGACGTATACAGACGAGGAAATGTTGAGACAAGACCTATTAAAAATATTTGAACAGGAGGTGTTAGCTAAATGA
- a CDS encoding RNA polymerase Rpo13, with protein MFDEDEEESKEEEEKEEEEKLEEEEIAPKEEEESEEKTSESGEEEEFASMTIPDIELLMKNTEIWDKLLGGKINIDEAKKMFEELKNSYTARDKKKRKAAKKSKKVKVKKSSEEEE; from the coding sequence ATGTTTGACGAGGACGAGGAAGAAAGTAAAGAAGAAGAGGAGAAAGAAGAAGAGGAGAAATTAGAAGAAGAGGAAATTGCACCGAAAGAAGAGGAAGAGTCAGAGGAAAAGACTAGTGAAAGTGGTGAAGAAGAGGAATTTGCCTCGATGACTATACCAGATATAGAGCTCCTAATGAAAAATACAGAGATCTGGGATAAGTTATTGGGAGGTAAGATAAATATCGATGAAGCTAAGAAAATGTTTGAAGAACTTAAAAACAGCTATACCGCAAGGGATAAGAAAAAGAGAAAAGCGGCAAAAAAGTCTAAAAAAGTAAAAGTAAAAAAATCTTCTGAGGAAGAAGAATGA
- a CDS encoding glycosyltransferase codes for MIERFAEIIGENELDSIYKIAEKLKGMSVLHVNSTPAGGGVAEILSKLVPLMRELGINTDWKVIRGDTEFFKVTKSFHNSLQNGIGELPQGAFETYKKWQEINGNELDLDYDIIFIHDPQPAGLINFKRKGKWIWRCHIDISNPYEPVWNFLREYIQKYESVIVSSAVFARDDLKNPQYIIPPSIDPLSIKNRDIPDITVKRILYKFDLDPERPIITQISRFDRAKDPLGVIRAYKLVKKHSDVQLAYVGSPASDDPEGEEVYKETVQAAGNDKDIKLLVLPPNSDLEVNAFQRGATVVMQKSIKEGFGLTVSEALWKKKAVIGGNTGGIPLQIIHGINGYLVNTPEEAAHYALYLIRQKSIREKLGEAGREHVRRNFLITRELRDYLMVAALSLGS; via the coding sequence ATGATAGAGAGGTTTGCAGAGATAATAGGTGAGAACGAGTTAGACAGTATATACAAAATAGCAGAGAAATTAAAAGGGATGTCGGTCCTTCATGTAAACTCAACGCCAGCCGGAGGCGGTGTGGCTGAAATCTTGAGTAAATTAGTCCCGCTGATGAGAGAACTGGGTATAAATACAGATTGGAAAGTAATAAGAGGTGATACAGAATTTTTCAAAGTAACAAAGTCCTTTCATAATTCCTTACAGAACGGTATAGGAGAACTACCACAGGGCGCGTTTGAAACCTACAAAAAATGGCAGGAAATAAATGGTAATGAACTCGATTTAGATTACGATATAATATTTATACATGACCCTCAACCCGCAGGTTTGATCAACTTTAAGAGGAAGGGGAAATGGATTTGGCGATGTCATATTGATATCTCTAATCCATACGAGCCTGTATGGAACTTTTTACGTGAATATATTCAGAAATATGAGTCAGTAATCGTGTCCTCTGCTGTATTTGCTAGAGACGATCTAAAGAATCCCCAATATATCATACCTCCATCAATAGATCCGTTAAGTATTAAAAATAGGGATATACCGGATATTACAGTAAAAAGGATCTTATATAAATTTGACTTGGACCCGGAGAGACCAATAATTACACAAATATCCAGGTTTGATAGGGCTAAGGACCCATTAGGCGTAATTAGGGCGTACAAACTCGTTAAAAAACACTCTGACGTTCAACTAGCTTATGTAGGTAGCCCCGCGTCTGATGACCCTGAAGGAGAAGAAGTGTATAAAGAAACCGTTCAGGCAGCAGGTAACGATAAAGATATTAAACTATTGGTCTTACCGCCTAACAGCGACCTTGAAGTTAATGCATTCCAGAGAGGTGCTACTGTGGTTATGCAGAAGTCAATAAAAGAAGGATTTGGGCTCACTGTAAGTGAAGCTTTATGGAAAAAGAAAGCTGTAATAGGCGGTAACACTGGAGGTATTCCGTTGCAGATAATCCACGGTATAAACGGATACTTGGTTAATACACCAGAGGAAGCTGCCCACTACGCATTATATTTAATAAGACAAAAGAGTATTAGAGAAAAATTAGGAGAAGCTGGAAGAGAGCATGTCAGAAGAAACTTCTTGATAACAAGAGAGCTTAGAGATTATCTAATGGTAGCTGCTCTCAGTCTAGGTTCGTAA
- a CDS encoding class I SAM-dependent methyltransferase — MRRHKETIFVNDVVNGIPLSLESSYGLFSKNELDLGTKVLLENLILPEKGVVADVGCGYGPIGIYVALKNPNLKVYMLDIDERAVYYSIKNVKKYGLQDRVNVIRSDVFDNLPKDVKFDAIFSNPPLKAGKKFIQKLASSSYDKLADDGLIELVVYKGEENVINLFKEKFELAEVYKRVKGYSLIIIRKKLS; from the coding sequence ATGAGAAGACATAAGGAAACGATTTTTGTAAATGATGTAGTTAACGGGATCCCATTATCGTTAGAGAGTTCTTATGGTTTATTTTCCAAAAATGAACTAGATTTAGGTACGAAAGTATTACTAGAAAACTTAATACTACCTGAAAAAGGGGTAGTGGCTGATGTCGGGTGTGGCTATGGACCTATTGGAATTTACGTGGCTCTCAAAAACCCGAACCTCAAAGTATATATGTTAGATATAGATGAAAGAGCTGTATATTACTCTATTAAGAATGTAAAGAAATATGGATTACAAGACAGAGTTAATGTAATTAGAAGTGACGTATTCGACAATTTGCCTAAAGACGTAAAATTTGACGCAATATTCTCCAATCCTCCTCTTAAGGCAGGGAAAAAATTTATTCAAAAATTAGCGTCAAGTAGCTACGACAAGTTAGCAGATGATGGTCTAATAGAACTAGTAGTATATAAAGGGGAGGAAAACGTAATCAACTTATTCAAGGAAAAGTTTGAACTAGCTGAAGTTTATAAAAGGGTTAAAGGTTATTCCCTAATAATAATTAGGAAAAAGCTAAGTTAA
- a CDS encoding tRNA pseudouridine synthase A, which yields MYKFLEKIDSFCGYINNWSIIRDAQTNDKYGFYADKRPIDILIKNSIINLDKPPGPTSHEVAYWIKKMLNLNKVGHGGTLEHV from the coding sequence ATGTATAAATTTTTAGAAAAGATAGATTCTTTTTGTGGTTATATAAATAATTGGAGTATTATTCGAGACGCCCAGACCAATGACAAATACGGGTTTTATGCAGATAAGAGACCTATTGATATTTTGATAAAAAATTCTATCATAAACCTAGATAAGCCACCTGGACCTACGAGTCATGAAGTAGCATATTGGATAAAGAAAATGCTTAACCTAAATAAAGTAGGTCATGGGGGTACCCTAGAGCACGTATAA
- a CDS encoding RNA-guided pseudouridylation complex pseudouridine synthase subunit Cbf5, with protein sequence MNLVSKSGKEYVCVMQVHCDYKIEELRNIIQEFIGEIYQRPPVRSSVKRRTRKKRVYNIELLESEGRLVLMRISSEPGTYMRKICHDIGILLGCGAHMRELRRTRSGVFSEDNNLVTLHELSEAIYMYKKCNDESDLRRVLLPMEFAVCGIPKVVIDDYAVDAITYGANLNAPGLIAFQEFKRGEDVAVMTLKGELVAIGESLVTSNEIKNMKKGAIIKPKRVLMERDIYPKGWKKNEKT encoded by the coding sequence ATGAACTTAGTGAGTAAATCTGGGAAAGAATATGTATGTGTAATGCAAGTACATTGCGACTATAAGATAGAAGAATTAAGGAACATTATTCAAGAGTTTATAGGAGAAATATATCAAAGACCCCCTGTTAGATCCTCTGTCAAAAGAAGGACTAGAAAAAAGAGGGTATATAACATAGAATTATTAGAAAGCGAAGGGAGATTAGTACTTATGAGGATCTCTTCAGAGCCAGGCACGTATATGAGAAAAATCTGTCACGACATTGGAATACTTTTAGGATGCGGAGCTCACATGAGAGAATTAAGGAGGACTAGGTCAGGTGTATTCAGTGAAGATAACAATTTAGTAACCCTTCACGAACTTTCGGAAGCTATTTATATGTATAAAAAATGTAATGATGAAAGCGACTTAAGGAGAGTGCTACTACCTATGGAGTTCGCGGTGTGCGGAATACCTAAAGTAGTGATCGATGATTATGCAGTTGACGCTATTACATACGGTGCTAATCTAAATGCCCCCGGTTTGATCGCCTTCCAAGAATTTAAGAGAGGTGAAGACGTAGCGGTAATGACCCTTAAAGGTGAACTTGTAGCAATAGGAGAGAGTTTAGTAACGAGTAATGAAATTAAAAACATGAAAAAAGGGGCAATAATAAAGCCCAAAAGAGTATTGATGGAGAGGGATATTTATCCTAAGGGATGGAAAAAGAATGAGAAGACATAA
- a CDS encoding DEAD/DEAH box helicase, giving the protein MINVSQQFHQKLYELGYKRLTPIQERAIPKILEGKNTLVIAPTGFGKTETAVFPVFYEILKESPPRISAIYITPLRALNRDIENRLKRIGDAVGVKVSVRHGDSSQSERRNVIKTPPDLLLTTPETLMYLVVNKDMRELLKNLQWVIIDELQEMLDEKRGYELLLVLERLKRLAHRRIQLIGLSATIGDVEVAKKFLGEDVEVVKIDKRKEMKISLVIPNINEEIIDLSVKTGLNPETLARIKKLEDIIREDKPVLIFTNVRETTEFLANELSKLTNLKILTHHGSLSKEIRVEAESKFRNGEIDALVATSSLELGIDIGLINAVVQYMSPRQVIRLVQRIGRSGHSLDRVSKGYLIPSGDIYDILECKSILDSLGEGYLEKPVIEPKPYDVIAHEIAGLVLEGVTDIKEIHKIITSSFLFSQLTEEELERILSILEAARIIKRDKSMLSPSYRIWRYYYTTNMIPDSIRDYLVIDHVTNSKIGTLDYEFVATLDEDSIIVLGGRLWKIISIEENKVYVEQTSLKSGVLPSWFGESIPVEKEVANRVYEYLEKIQKGENIDLPESVVERLKSLVEEQRNRGYPLPSRDTVLVEINGDILVVHVALGTRGNNTLGAVLSLLLTNIKGVKTNFRADAYHIAVASVVPLTEEDVRKAVLTLNSITTEEFKNLIERAIRESPQYKWKLLIEAERFGVIDKDKISDLQISQTVLRAFSDTVIGEEAVKELLYKNYDITVFDYLKDFSWKIIQVPNFSPLAKEFLNRLLVLSHSEDKGAMLEIFKRKLNNCEVWISCLLCGWNKKFTSKNAPQKCEKCGSIFLTVIDGDEDLKILKKARENQRMSKKESKRLETLRSIASMYSTYNKYVAIGLCARGVGINNLGKVLNNLKDNEDKFYEALLNEERKFLKNRKYWQ; this is encoded by the coding sequence ATGATAAACGTTTCTCAACAATTTCATCAGAAACTATACGAGTTAGGGTATAAGCGTCTTACTCCCATCCAAGAAAGAGCTATCCCGAAAATTTTAGAGGGAAAGAATACTCTAGTCATTGCCCCTACCGGGTTCGGCAAGACTGAAACCGCTGTATTCCCGGTCTTTTATGAGATATTAAAGGAGTCACCACCTAGAATTTCTGCTATATACATAACTCCTCTAAGGGCTCTAAACAGAGACATAGAAAATAGGCTGAAAAGGATAGGTGACGCTGTGGGAGTAAAAGTCTCGGTTAGACACGGAGATTCCTCGCAGTCCGAAAGAAGAAATGTGATAAAAACCCCTCCAGACCTCTTACTTACTACTCCTGAAACATTAATGTATTTAGTAGTAAATAAAGACATGAGGGAATTACTGAAAAATCTACAGTGGGTTATTATTGATGAACTACAAGAAATGCTAGATGAAAAAAGAGGATATGAGTTGCTTTTAGTTTTGGAACGTCTAAAGAGGCTTGCCCATAGACGAATACAGCTAATAGGTCTATCAGCTACAATAGGAGACGTAGAAGTAGCTAAGAAGTTCCTAGGAGAAGATGTTGAGGTCGTAAAAATCGACAAAAGAAAAGAGATGAAGATCTCTCTAGTTATTCCCAATATAAATGAAGAGATTATTGACCTATCTGTAAAAACGGGTCTAAACCCAGAGACACTTGCTAGGATAAAAAAACTAGAGGATATAATTAGAGAAGATAAGCCAGTTTTAATATTTACTAATGTAAGAGAAACAACTGAGTTTTTAGCCAATGAGTTATCTAAATTAACTAACCTAAAAATACTTACTCATCACGGCTCTCTGTCAAAGGAGATCAGAGTTGAAGCAGAAAGTAAATTTAGAAATGGGGAGATAGATGCACTAGTCGCTACCTCAAGCTTAGAACTCGGAATAGATATAGGATTGATAAACGCTGTAGTACAGTACATGTCACCTAGACAAGTAATTAGGCTAGTCCAGAGGATAGGAAGGAGTGGACATTCTCTAGATAGGGTATCCAAAGGATACCTCATACCTTCTGGTGACATATACGATATTCTAGAGTGCAAAAGTATATTAGACAGTTTAGGGGAAGGCTACTTAGAAAAACCCGTTATTGAACCAAAACCATATGATGTTATTGCTCATGAAATAGCCGGGTTAGTACTAGAGGGAGTTACTGACATAAAAGAGATCCATAAAATTATTACTTCCTCTTTTCTTTTCTCACAACTAACCGAAGAAGAGCTAGAAAGAATCCTTAGTATACTCGAAGCTGCAAGGATAATAAAGAGAGACAAGTCTATGCTATCACCTTCCTATAGAATATGGAGATATTATTACACTACAAATATGATCCCAGATTCTATTAGGGATTACCTAGTGATAGACCATGTAACCAATTCTAAGATCGGAACCCTAGACTACGAATTCGTTGCTACACTCGACGAGGACTCTATTATAGTCCTAGGAGGAAGACTTTGGAAAATCATCTCGATTGAAGAAAACAAAGTATATGTAGAACAGACCTCGCTTAAATCAGGAGTTCTACCCAGCTGGTTCGGAGAGTCTATTCCCGTAGAAAAGGAAGTAGCTAATAGGGTATATGAATACCTTGAAAAAATACAAAAAGGTGAGAATATCGACTTACCAGAAAGCGTAGTAGAAAGATTAAAGAGCTTAGTAGAAGAACAGCGGAATAGGGGGTACCCATTACCTTCGAGAGACACAGTCCTTGTTGAGATAAACGGCGACATACTAGTGGTTCATGTAGCCCTAGGGACTAGGGGGAACAACACACTAGGGGCTGTCCTATCCTTATTGCTCACTAATATTAAAGGAGTAAAAACTAACTTTAGGGCAGACGCTTATCACATTGCAGTAGCTTCAGTAGTACCTTTAACTGAAGAAGACGTAAGAAAGGCTGTTTTAACACTTAATTCCATAACTACTGAAGAGTTTAAGAACTTAATAGAACGGGCAATAAGGGAGAGCCCACAGTACAAATGGAAGCTCCTAATCGAAGCCGAAAGGTTCGGGGTAATCGATAAGGACAAGATCTCTGATTTACAGATCTCACAGACTGTCCTTAGAGCGTTCTCTGATACTGTAATAGGGGAAGAAGCTGTAAAGGAACTTTTGTATAAAAACTACGATATAACGGTTTTCGATTACCTAAAAGATTTCTCTTGGAAAATAATTCAAGTACCCAACTTCTCTCCTTTAGCTAAGGAATTCCTTAATAGGCTTCTAGTTCTATCCCACTCAGAAGATAAAGGAGCTATGCTGGAAATTTTTAAGAGGAAATTAAATAACTGCGAAGTGTGGATATCGTGCTTGTTGTGCGGGTGGAACAAAAAGTTTACGTCTAAAAACGCCCCTCAAAAATGTGAGAAATGCGGGTCGATCTTTTTAACAGTTATTGACGGGGACGAAGACCTTAAAATCCTCAAAAAAGCACGGGAAAACCAAAGGATGAGTAAGAAAGAGAGTAAGAGGCTAGAAACCCTTAGGAGTATAGCTTCTATGTATTCCACTTATAATAAATACGTGGCTATTGGCTTATGCGCGAGAGGAGTAGGGATCAATAATCTGGGGAAAGTCCTCAATAACCTTAAGGATAACGAGGATAAATTTTATGAGGCACTACTTAATGAAGAAAGAAAGTTTTTAAAGAATAGAAAATACTGGCAATAG
- a CDS encoding DNA polymerase sliding clamp codes for MIKVIYSNAKDFYSLLAGMNEIADDIVLNFAEESIYSFYLTDDKAIMGIMQISKEYLEDYTIDKPLGIKVNINEIKKILGKAKSKTTSVMIDETDAGLKITLRDEKTGLRSNIYVKGEKLEVQQLTEPKVSLPVSFSLEGPILKKILSDASIVTEEEVELSTTEDNGIEFSAEENNRVYKAKLVQDKPLKSVSVESESKSIYKLEVLKTAFKALSFSDDVTISFGTNVPLKGEASTDSGGHLRFWVAPRL; via the coding sequence ATGATTAAAGTTATTTATTCTAACGCGAAAGACTTTTACTCATTATTAGCTGGTATGAATGAGATAGCTGATGATATAGTTTTGAATTTTGCAGAAGAATCAATATATTCATTTTATCTCACAGATGATAAGGCTATAATGGGTATAATGCAGATTTCAAAAGAATATCTGGAGGATTATACTATTGATAAGCCGTTAGGGATAAAGGTCAATATAAATGAAATTAAGAAAATTTTAGGGAAAGCTAAAAGTAAAACTACTTCTGTAATGATTGATGAGACTGATGCCGGGCTAAAGATAACGCTTAGGGATGAAAAGACTGGGCTTAGAAGTAACATATATGTTAAAGGTGAAAAACTAGAAGTCCAGCAGTTGACGGAGCCTAAGGTCTCGTTACCTGTTTCATTTTCTCTTGAGGGACCTATCCTGAAAAAGATTTTATCTGATGCCAGTATAGTTACAGAGGAAGAAGTAGAGCTGAGTACTACCGAAGACAATGGGATTGAGTTTTCAGCAGAGGAAAATAATAGGGTATACAAAGCTAAACTAGTCCAAGATAAACCCCTTAAGTCAGTCTCAGTTGAATCTGAAAGTAAGTCAATCTATAAACTTGAAGTGTTAAAAACTGCTTTTAAGGCCCTATCATTTTCTGATGATGTTACAATAAGTTTCGGAACTAATGTACCTTTAAAGGGTGAAGCATCTACGGATTCAGGCGGTCACTTAAGATTTTGGGTAGCACCAAGACTATAA
- a CDS encoding archaemetzincin, with translation MYRILLFKFTSIDNIVLKEVITYLRSKNFEAHSITEITHLNASMFNWKKLQYDAKKIMDYIYEKYSGLPYDSIIGIGCIDAYTENEEYILSYSKGKISLIFTYRYRDNDGGADLSKFIERVKKEVLHGVGHTLGLKDCTTPNCVMREVKNLKDIDNKGLNFCPNCMYLLNIHYKS, from the coding sequence ATGTATAGGATACTGTTGTTCAAGTTTACGTCAATTGACAACATAGTACTAAAAGAAGTCATTACGTACTTAAGGAGTAAAAATTTTGAAGCACACTCAATAACTGAAATAACTCACCTGAATGCCTCTATGTTTAATTGGAAAAAGTTACAATATGATGCTAAAAAAATCATGGACTATATTTATGAAAAATACTCTGGACTACCTTATGATTCAATAATAGGTATAGGATGTATTGATGCGTATACAGAAAACGAAGAGTACATACTTAGTTATTCTAAGGGAAAGATAAGCTTAATCTTTACATATAGATATAGAGATAATGACGGGGGGGCTGATTTAAGCAAATTCATAGAGAGGGTTAAAAAGGAAGTCCTTCATGGGGTAGGGCATACATTAGGATTAAAAGACTGCACTACGCCAAACTGCGTGATGAGAGAAGTGAAAAATTTAAAAGATATCGATAATAAAGGGCTAAATTTTTGCCCAAATTGTATGTATTTGCTAAATATCCACTACAAAAGTTAG